A single region of the Gopherus evgoodei ecotype Sinaloan lineage chromosome 3, rGopEvg1_v1.p, whole genome shotgun sequence genome encodes:
- the CCDC28A gene encoding coiled-coil domain-containing protein 28A yields MEERKIKRRSPKSSSSHPTQVANAKKNSVPVSRSTAFSNPAPQANSQRPKLKRGIKEKAKPPGGEGKGAQAAPIQHSFLTDVSDVQEMERGLLSLLNDFHSGKLQAFGHECSIEQMEHVRGMQEKLARLNLELYGELEELPEDKRKLASDSNLDRLLSDLEELNSSIQKLHLADAQDIPNTSTS; encoded by the exons atggaagaaaggaaaatCAAGAGGAGGAGCCCCAAATCATCCAGTAGTCACCCAACTCAGGTTGCTAATGCCAAGAAAAATTCTGTGCCGGTCAGTAGAAGTACAGCATTTTCAAATCCTGCACCACAAGCAAATTCACAAAGACCAAAGTTAAAAAG AGGAATAAAAGAAAAAGCCAAACCtccaggaggggaaggaaaaggggCACAGGCAGCTCCAATACAGCACTCTTTTCTCACAGATGTATCAGACGTTCAAGAGATGGAGAGGGGACTTCTGAGCCTTCTAAATGATTTCCACTCTGGCAAACTTCAAGCATTCG GACATGAGTGTTCCATAGAACAGATGGAACATGTGCGGGGGATGCAGGAGAAGCTAGCTCGCTTGAATTTGGAACTCTATGGGGAGCTGGAAGAACTTCCTGAAGATAAAAGAAAACTTGCCAGTGACTCCAATTTGGATAGGCTGCTATCAGAT CTGGAAGAACTGAATTCTTCTAT ACAAAAACTTCATTTAGCAGATGCACAAGATATCCCAAATACCTCCACCAGCTAA